One Sanguibacter sp. HDW7 DNA window includes the following coding sequences:
- a CDS encoding FGGY-family carbohydrate kinase, which produces MEQGSPRTDAARTLTEGRAVLGIELGSTRIKAVLVDADLTPLAQGSHAWENDLADGTWTYPLDAVETGLQAAVASVLADAEARHGVRPSTLGALGVSAMMHGYVALDAAGELLVPFRTWRNTSTGPAAAELTARLGVNIPLRWSVAHLVQAVLDDEPHLARLARLTTLAGYVHHRLTGRHVLGVGDASGMFPVDPVTRGYDADRLAATDALLAEHGHALRLAELLPTPLVAGADAGTLTEAGARYLDPTGTLRAGVPVAAPEGDAGTGMVATAAVRPRTGNVSVGTSIFAMVVLEQPLARVHPEIDVVTTPAGDLVAMVHCNNGASELGAWAALLGELTSALGTPATSDDVFAALLGAAPGGEPDAGGIVAYNQVSGEPVAHLDAGAPLVVRTPGSRLTLANLARAQAYGVFATLSLGLRALAEEGVVIDSLRAHGGIFRTAGVAQRFCAAAVGAPVVVGETAGEGGAWGMAVLADLRREVASGAGIVPDLGDHLDRVVGARSATSVVEPDPVDAAGYATYLARYEAGLEAVRVAARTLTPPPPTADALVAAGAATSGRTDA; this is translated from the coding sequence CGGCACCTGGACCTACCCGCTCGACGCCGTCGAGACCGGCCTGCAGGCCGCCGTCGCCTCCGTCCTCGCGGACGCCGAGGCCCGCCACGGCGTCCGCCCGAGCACCCTCGGGGCGCTCGGCGTCTCCGCGATGATGCACGGCTACGTCGCGCTCGACGCCGCCGGCGAGCTCCTCGTCCCCTTCCGCACGTGGCGCAACACCTCGACCGGGCCGGCCGCCGCGGAGCTCACCGCGCGCCTCGGCGTCAACATCCCCCTGCGCTGGTCCGTCGCCCACCTCGTCCAGGCGGTCCTCGACGACGAGCCCCACCTCGCGCGCCTCGCACGGCTCACGACGCTCGCGGGCTACGTCCACCACCGCCTCACCGGCCGCCACGTGCTCGGCGTGGGCGACGCGTCGGGCATGTTCCCCGTCGACCCCGTCACGCGCGGCTACGACGCGGACCGCCTCGCGGCGACCGATGCCCTGCTCGCCGAGCACGGCCACGCGCTGCGGCTCGCCGAGCTGCTCCCGACGCCCCTCGTCGCCGGTGCGGACGCGGGCACGCTCACCGAGGCCGGCGCGCGCTACCTCGACCCGACCGGGACCCTGCGGGCCGGCGTGCCCGTCGCGGCGCCCGAGGGTGACGCCGGCACAGGCATGGTCGCGACGGCCGCCGTGCGACCGCGCACGGGCAACGTCTCCGTCGGCACGTCGATCTTCGCGATGGTCGTCCTCGAGCAGCCCCTCGCGCGCGTCCACCCGGAGATCGACGTCGTCACGACGCCCGCGGGCGACCTCGTCGCGATGGTCCACTGCAACAACGGCGCGAGCGAGCTCGGCGCCTGGGCTGCGCTGCTCGGCGAGCTCACGTCCGCGCTCGGCACGCCCGCCACGTCCGACGACGTCTTCGCGGCGCTCCTCGGCGCGGCCCCGGGTGGTGAGCCCGACGCGGGCGGCATCGTCGCGTACAACCAGGTCTCGGGCGAGCCCGTCGCCCACCTCGACGCCGGGGCGCCGCTCGTCGTCCGCACACCCGGCAGCCGCCTCACGCTCGCGAACCTCGCGCGCGCCCAGGCCTACGGCGTCTTCGCGACGCTGAGCCTCGGGCTGCGGGCCCTCGCGGAGGAGGGCGTCGTCATCGACTCCCTGCGTGCGCACGGCGGGATCTTCCGCACGGCCGGCGTCGCGCAGCGCTTCTGCGCGGCCGCGGTCGGCGCGCCCGTCGTCGTCGGCGAGACCGCGGGCGAGGGCGGCGCGTGGGGCATGGCCGTGCTCGCCGACCTGCGCCGCGAGGTCGCCTCGGGTGCGGGCATCGTCCCCGACCTCGGCGACCACCTCGACCGCGTCGTCGGCGCGCGCTCCGCGACGTCCGTCGTCGAGCCCGACCCCGTCGACGCCGCGGGATACGCGACCTACCTCGCCCGGTACGAGGCTGGGCTCGAGGCGGTCCGGGTCGCGGCCCGGACCCTCACGCCCCCGCCGCCCACGGCCGACGCCCTCGTCGCGGCGGGTGCCGCGACCTCCGGAAGGACCGACGCATGA